The genomic region CTAGATAAGTGTTTTAGTTTCACTCTCCTCATACTAAATCAGACTCTCACTAACAGCATACCAAAGACCGACAGGTCCACGACTGATGATCGGCGTGTGCGTCTCCGATCCAGCAATACGCCGTGCGATATGAACACGAATACATATGGTTCATATTGCCAAAGACGGCATCGAGGCATAATTCAAAGACCTGCATTCCGAAAGGCCTACATTGTTTGTACGTCGACGGGTAGATGCAAAGCTCTTCACATCCATAGTTATCATGTAAGAAGCTGCGCCCAGTTTGGTACCCCGCAATCCCGAGATCGCCATATAATCTTTGCTTATCCTCAACTGCTTATTTACCTTAAATAAGCCACAGACTGATGATCAAGTTGTGGCTTACGAGTGAAGCCAGCGCGGTATTAACCGAGTCCCGCTTTGTTCGCATTCTATGGACAATTCATTAAGGAGGGGGGAAGGGCAGCATTCACACCAGTATACCTACAGTAATTCGGGGCGCTATTTTGTTTGTGTAACACCTCCAGCGGGTCTGTTGCCCGCATATATCATCCTCCGTCTCACGACGGAGGAGTGTAAAGGCTATGCAAAAGCGTTAGCAGCAAACATCGATTCTAACCATACCGAGGAGCAACATTCCATGCTGGATCGTTTTATACGTGCTGTCTAATAACAGTACGTTAGGGACTAAAGAGTCAGGACGAgctaataaaataaagtgATCCGGCTATGACTATGTCCGGATTCGAAGCATTCCTCGTCTCGCTGATTAGTGAGCGGATGCATGGAGGTTTGTGTTCCAGACTTTTCGTCGCGTAGCTGCGATGTCATAGGAGAGCGAAAAGTACATCCATGATTACAGATGAACCTTATGGCTTCTGTCCCCTCTTGTCTCCGCACGCGTGCCAAGGCTTTAGAAGGTCGCTACTAGTTTTAGAATAAAACAAGTAAGCTATCTCTTTAAGCGGCACAAGGCAACAGAGGGGTCACGACTGGGGTCAGGGGCCAATCAAAATGATCGCGATAATCGGTACATTCCGCTCACACCTAAATTGGTGTGTAATAGAGGTACTAACAGTTAGTATTATTACAAATcgctatattatatactttgCAACCATACCTAGTCTTCTAGCACCCCTGATTTCCTGATATCGGCTTGAGATAGCCTCCTTTTTCCTTCCTTTTTTTAAAGGGTCGAGGCTGCCCTTGCCGGCAGCCCTTATAAGTTAGGCAAGCTGAAATACGGCCTCTATAGATATAGTTAATATCTCTTTGTAGGTGCTTTTGCCGCAATtctatattattaatatcttcttccttccctAACTAACTTCTCTTCCTTATACTACCTTTAGCAGCATAGGTATTAAAAATCGCATTATAAATACATTCCTTCTAAGCTTTAAGCATACTATAGGGCTTCTAATAAGGGTGCCAGGTcttcttttataaaataaagctatTTATAAGTGCAACTTTAAGGAGGAAGCCCTAAAGCAACGCCTACTAAGGACTACAGCAGaagtaatacttatatattatataggaCCTTATCTAATTACTGCAATCCATGtgatttattttattattatactaagcGGCAACAATAAGTATAGGGATTATTTTAAAGCTATTCCTATTAAAAAGGCACTGCAGCTCTTTTACCTCTGCCTTTATGCCTTTCTTTACTAGcagcttcctcttttttaatatatacttataaggGGCGCCTATATGCATAGTTAAAAGGAAAAGCACCATGCTACTATCCTTCTAAGCGATTTAAATAACCTAGGGGGAATAAAAAGGAATAAATTAGTAAGGGAAATACAGCTAAAAGCTATTTATACCTTTTTATCTAGTATTAGGATTAgtataaccttattatactttaaagGCATACTATTAGGAGCTTTATTAGTCTCTTTTATcctctttattatagtaCTAATACTGCAGTTAGGGCATACTATACTTATAGCTTTAAAACTAAACTACCTAAGAAGGCAGAAGAGCTGTAGTAATAAGAAGAGGTTatctataaagatataatatatctaaggAAGTAGCCTTTTTACTAAGTAAACTATAATACTCTATATATTACTAAGGGGAATCTCAGTCTatagcttttatttcttGCCTACTAGCTTTAGCataggtaaattaataataatagtagtatataataataactttatatgCCAAAGCCACTAAAGAAAGAAGCCCTATTAGGTAATAACCTAGACTTTAAAGCCTACCGGGGTAGGCTTTCccttaataagtattatctcTTTTAATCTGCCTATAAACAGCACTATATACTTATCTATAATCAGATTAGTCCTTAGAAGATAGAGCTTAGTTAATACCTTCTATATAAGATTAGACTACTTTTTAGCTGCTTAGAAGGTCTTTAGAAGATTACTCTTATcccttatattaactttaatataattaaaagtatagaaatacctattaattagcttaaacttctatagtaatataaacttaataattaagtaaagAGGGCACTAATCTCTAAGGCTAGGTGTCTTTTAATagtcttttattattatttctttataaattcctaggtaaataataactctaagctatatataagcCGTTAAAGTAGAGATACCTTCCTATTTAAGGATCTATAAGTATTAAGAAAGAGAGGTATtctagttattaataatagcaTTTTTAAGCAGGCAAGTAACCTAgctattagtatatttaatCTATGACTATATAAGGGAAAtaggtataaaaagctaGAATAATTAAAGGGGTTCTTAGGGTAGAGGGTTAATCTTAAAATCACGATATTTAAGGTTAAAAGGTTAAAAATCCTGACTGCAGCCCTCTTTGGGCGGAAAATTAGGCACGGTAGTAGGGTCACTTAAAGGGGGGGTCTTAAAGCTGTGATCATCTAAGCTATCTTATATCTTTAAAGAGCTCATCGTTTCAATTGCGACAGGCTAGGGGCTATTTGTGTGAGGTTTTTGATAAATTTGGTGGTGAAAAATCACCTAGCTATCTGACGAGAACCTTACGTACCCCGCAGGTACTTGCGGATTTAGTAAGCAGAGTGGGGCTAGTGACATGAGTGTTGCCTTGTGCCGCTCAAAGAGATAAAGCACCGAGCACTAAGCTGTCGACTCTACATTCTATTAGAGCATAGAAAGGGCGGCTGGTGGCGGTGAACGGGTTCACCGACCCTTTCTATCGCGCCCGGTTTACCTTTGTCACAGCTCGCTTGCTGCTTAGCGCCTATTGCTGAAACCCAGGAGATCACCATTTCGCAAGCTTCCACCACGACGGCCTTTATCTTCTCACAGCAAGCCTCACATGCTTTCAGGCCCAAATGCTTAGGTTTCAAGCACATGCTTCACCCTATGTGATACTGACTCGCGCCACAAAATACGCCAAAAGCTAAGGGTGTAGGCGTCAGCTTGAGGAAGGGTTCGGGGAATTTACCCGTGACAGGCTGTTGGGCCGTATAACCAAGACGGCCTGATCTGCCGGTGACCGCGATACGGATACTATGTAAGGAAATATGCTCACCTCAGACACATGTAACTTAGACCATTTAATAACGCCTTCGACTCACACAGTATTGTTTTTATAATAGGTCTATTTTACCGATGGAAACAACTTCGTCCCAACTCCTCCATATCATACGCCCCTCCAATACACCTCTGGCACATGATGTTGAGTCGCACTGGGCAGCACTTCTGCCATCTGAGTTCATTACCCCTCTTGTCTCTTTCTCTTACAGGGTATTTCCTTCTCTTATCCTTTAGAGATAAGAGTTCCCCGATATCAAACGCCTCTTCATGACTCATACCACCCGCAATGAAACGGCAGACTGCTTTGTGGGAAGCACAGACCCTGCCTACAGATTGGAGCCTCGGTCCCGTCTTTGTcgcctccatctccttcGACTCTTACCATAGCGCTTATTTCCCAGCATATAAGCAGACTATTGACTGTCGTAGCAATGTCACTCTGTATCAAAGGTGCGCTTCGCCTGGCGCTGATTGTTACTCATTCACCAAAGCCGTCCCCATGTCCGTCGGCATATAAGGCTGTGTATTCTCGCCCGTCTCGCCCGCTCATTGCTAGGCCATGGAGGTACGCTGACTCAAACCATCTACTCAAATAACTACAACCACTTTGGCAATGTCAATGCTCATGTCACTACCAAACTCCGCGGCAGCTCCTCCTCGCAGATGCTACTCGGGTACCAGTAGTGCATATGCTAACCCTGATGAGGACTGGACCAAGATCTCTAACACTACTGAGCGCCGGCGGATACAGAACCGCATTGCTCAGCGTAACTACCGTACGTTCTCTCCGCTAACTCCGAGACGCTAACTTACACCGGACTTGGCTCCTAAGGATTCCAAAGCTCATTCCCAACCATAACTGACATAAACGCTCGCTTATaggcaagaagctcaagcgaCGCCTCGAGGACCTTCAGCGCCGTGCTAGCTCTGCTGACCCTTCCGGGCCTAATAAGCAGGCCCAGGAGACCACCGAGTCAAAGCGATCCTTCGAGTCCCAGAAGTCGCAGCCCGCTAACTCCGCCAAGCCAGTCATCTCTCAGAGCCAGTTCATGCCTCCTAGGGATCCGACTGACAATCTATTCTTCACCGGAAGCCCCGACGACCAGTCTCGCTCATACAGCGTTTCCCAGTTCACATACTCAACAAATCCGGTTACTGATCACAACTTTATCACTCCCTTCGATTCCCCTCAGACCTATGCAGCTATAGCTACTACCGACGCCCAGCCTAATTACCTAAATACTTCCGTCACGCCTATAATACCTTCTCCCAGAATGCTATTTAGCAATATGACTGAGCAGGAGCCATACACCAGCGACACTGAACTGACCCCTTATACGACTTATGGCTATATGTCGCCTATGGACTTCAACGCTCCAAGCCCCTACGACCAGTCTAACCCTCATGTGAGTTGTGCCACTCAACGCCTCGCAGGGTAACTCGAGACCCATGTATCTGATAGGGTTTATAGACTCCTCCGCTCTCGACATTTTTGGATAATTCAGCCACCTATTTCAAGGCCGAATAGGAATATCCTATCATGCATCGGTCGATGCCCAATTCGCCCAGGCTGATGCGGCGTTGATGCAACAAAAGCGGTAGATGATATCGCGTGTCATCGCTTCGTCcaaggatggagaagatagaatcgaggctgaagctgaatATGTGTCAGTTATATTAGGCTGAGTAAGTTGCGTCGCGTGTCTACTCTCGCGTTCAAAGTCAAAGTGAAGGTCAGAGGCGGTCGTTAGAAGATCCTGGCGCGTGACGGACGGAGCAACACACGTACGTGAAAGCTTGACAGAGATGAAAGAGCGCGCCGAATCGGGGACAGACAGCCCAGTGTATCGTATCAGTCGAGTGGTAAAGTAAAACAAAGGTTCAATGGCGAAGAAAATAAGGCCCGGGCCGATCCATCGTCCGAGGTTCCAAAACGCGGCTTTAATTTCTGGATCAAGACACGTAAGAACACAGCAAAAGATCACGTCCTACCCTACTTACAGTATCGGTCGTCGTGGCTTATATTAGAATTTTCCTTTAATTAGTCATTGACTTATTCTGGGCTTTGTTTAATGCTTGTCCTTCTAAAAAGCGGCTGGTGATGATAAGAAATATACTCTCTGACAGTTTTCAGAAGCAGGATTCcttagggttagggttaacTGCATCATCAACTCATCGCTTGCGAGTTTCACGGTCTTAGAACTGGATAGACCCAGCAATGCTAATGATAACAAATCGCCGCCCAGTCGGGGTCCGATGATATCCGACACAGGTTTTGTTTTCCTTCGTTCAACGTTTTTACCTAAGCTGGACTACAAATAAATCGCTCTCAACTGTTCAACTTCCTCTTTATATTATCTTTTCGGTCAGCCCATAAGCTGCTTTCATCCATAGCCTTAGTTTTCATTTCCAGGTGCGTCTTATTGTGCCTCCTCGCCTTGCCAACCATCGAAAATGCCGGAACTTCACGACAATGTGTCACGTGTCAAACGCTTCAATTTTCTCGGGACCACCATTTTTGTCGGCCTTCGTGCAGCAGATGTGTGGCTGCAGCGCGCCCTACTCGAGAAGGGCTGGGCATCCAAGTTGGTCGAGAAGGCGGGTGGGCAACCCGTAAGCCTTGTGGACCCCATCACTGCACAGATACAGCCGTACTTTAACGTCATCTCTCTGATGGCTCTTGGCAGCAGCTTGAAGCAAATTCTGACAATGCTCATCGTATCGGAACAAGACACTCCaccagcctcagccttcttgattGCACTTTTCAACACTATCTTCAATTCTCTGAATACGCTTCTCTCTGTCTGGGATGTAACGTCACAGTCACCTGTTACCATCCTCAGGTCGCCTCCAATGCTGCTTGGAATTAGCATATATGCGGTTGGTATCTCCGCCGAAATGACATCGGAACTTCAGCGGATGATATTTAAAAGAAATCCTAACAATAAGGGTAAACCATACTCTGGCGGCCTGTTTTCTTTTGCTCGGCACATCAATTACGGGGCTTATATACTCTGGCGAGCATCCTATGCCTATACCTCTGCGGGATGGCCATGGGGTCTTCTTACGGGCTCGTTTTTCTTTCATGATTTCGCTACTGGAGGCGTCCCAGTTTTGGATCGATACCTTACAGATAGAGTCAGAACTTCATATCTCTCACCTTGACATGATATCTAACCATTTTATAGTATGGCGATCGATGGGCAGCAATCATGTCTCGTGTTCCGTATCGTCTGCTGCcatatatttattagtagTCATGGCGCCTTCGCTGCTGAAACTACCAAGAACGGAACATAAGGGATACGTATTATGGCATGTCTAGCTAGACCGGAGCAACGCAAAGATTAATCGTGCCAATACTCAATTAGTTCACAATAGGGCTCATAGGAGGTTGGTCATTAATACATAGAAATGATCACTCTATTAATGAGATCACATAGTTGAAAAAACACTATGGCTAACTCATAGTAGCATATTAGTCGATTTAGGAATCGTAGCCTTACCCCCAGCGAGATTAATCCTTGCTGATCTCCTCTCGTCTTCGTGGAATAACTGGATAGCAGACGGAGGATCTTTGAGCGCTATACGTATAGATCCATAAAGAGTGATCAGCGTAGCTTTGCAAGCTCGTAGTACTGAATAAATCTCCAATACCTTACCAGAGAAAGGATAGAGGTAATTAATTACGTATCCTAGCTGCACTCCTTTATCGATGAAGGACGTATGACTTGCAAGAGCTTTCCATGCAGCAAGCGCTAACGGAGATTCGTGATCATTGACTGCGTGGAGCAGCTCTAAACTCAAGATGAATTGAGGTACATAGGAGCAATGAAAAGCTGGTTGATCAGAGGTTCCCAATACTTGAAACATTGCCAATACTACAGGAGTCAGCAGAGGAGATATTATGAGAGAACTAGGACTTGATGACTGTAGTCAGGACTAAGGTTCAGGCTCGAATGGTCTGCCACTGCAACAGTCCTCTGATTGGCCGTGTAACTGATTCGGTTACTAAAAGAAACGCTCGTACTGCAGGAGAATGGATGGCTGCTGCATACTACGGCGAGAGTATGTGTTTCGCATGGCTCTGCGGCCGCGCTCTTAGTCAGATAATTGCGAGCGGCGACACCAATGCTAGCTCTGACTGGTTTCCATAGACGTTTCTCATTACAGGAAAAAGGCTTAGAGAGAAGACCTCCAGCTCGAGAAAGCGAAGTCTCACCTCTCACATCACATATTGAAGTTTTATGGCACTTAATTGGAGGTCTGAGATGCGGAGCCCCTGGTCTAGAGGGTGCTCTGTCTTTACGATTTCTGGCGAGTCTTAATTCCTGAAATATTATATTCTTCATGCCTTTctgtcgcagggtaggcatgGTCTTCGTGGCATCAGGAAATAACTGCCTTAataacctagctatataCTTTACTTAACTCTCTGGCAGTGAGTAACCCACCCTCGGAAcaactaattaatatactttGCTGCTGTTCATCATATTCACTTCAgccctttaagcacgctcagtgcgatGGCTTGACTTGAAACTCTCTGCTCAAGGTAACCAAAGAATACGCCGAGAATTATCAATCAACAGCAATCAATATTGTTCACGCGCTTAAAGAAAAGCGAGTCGCAAAAAGTGAGACTACTGATCCTTCCGGCATAGGGGGACGTATCCAGATGGAGTGTAAAGAGCATTTCGATGGGTTTCATTCGCACGATCGTGCAAAAATCGCAAGTAACTACAACGAATATTAGTATCTTCTAGATCCACGGGTGCTTTTTAAACGTTGTGCATACTCTTCGTTTACGGCCCAGTCAAGTTTTTGAGCATTCTGTGACTCGACAAACCGCATCGACCCTTTATGCTTGGACTTGTATGACGAGTTGGTAAAAGTCTGTAAGTGCCGGGCATCCACGTCCTTGCACGAGCAAGCCTGCCACGCACATTAACGAGTGTAAGGGACACAAGGCTCGGTATGGGCTAAGGGGTAACTCACGTCGGAGGGTTCCATTTGATGGACGACTTGGCCTTGCGAATGCTGCCTTGCGGAAAACAGAGCCCCCAATGTCTGGATACAACCAGTATCGTCAGAGCAACTACAGTCTCAGCCGGATTTTGGCGCAGCAGGACCTGCGGTATTGTCAAGAGAGATACAGGCAGAGTATGTGAGAATCTAGCTCCGCTGCAACACCAAGGCCGCATGAGTTGTGTTTTGTGCCATATCGAGTCACGGGCGCTGCCTAAACTCGGAGGCGACCTCCGCCTCCCTCCCTGCCGACGTGGCGAGAGCCGGAACCATAAGTGGGACTTACTGATTGCGACGCTGGTCGGACACCGACGGCGGTGGTTGTGGATACCGTGCACAGGTCAAGCCGGCCCCCGACGAACACCGTGCCTCTAGTTTGTTATTTGTTGCGTTCCACTACTACTCACGGCTTTATTCGGTGTCTCTCAGTTTCCGACTGACACCTTTGAGCGATACTCCGCGATCATATCTGGATGACAAAGCAACCACCGTCTGTGAAACCATTGAATTTTTGACTAAGCAGAGATGTTCTCGTCATCTTGCCATCAGACTAACTACTATCACAGAGGCATCTAAATGTCAGACAAGGCTCGGACGTTACTTAAGCGCTTCTATAATAACTATTGATTTTTGATTTTTTTCCCCCTTTTTACCTTGGCAGATCCATTTGCGATGCGGTCGCTCAGCATCTGCCAAGCTTTTCCCAGACTGTGTGCTTCCTCAGGCGACATTCCGCGGCCTGCCCACTTAGCCTCATTATTCAGCCGGGCGTGATCCACAGCCTATGATCCTTTTATCTCAGAAAGCTTCCCTTGCGTGACAATTGTACCAATAGAAACTCTTCAATCAAAGCTGGGCAAGTGACATACAATGGTCATCAACCCTGACAAGAACGAATTTGCTCCAACACCAGAAAATGGAGTTGGAACCAGGAAGTCGGGTATAAGAGCTGCCCCAATCTTTTATGATATCGGTCACCAACAGATAACGTCTAGATACATCACTACGGCTATCGCCATCATAAAGCGATGATCCCCCATAGCGAGAAAGCGTCTCGACTAGATGTCGAAAGATCCTATGAGTCAACAGCCGACCAATTTCACCCCCTTGATACTCATGCGCATGATAAATCGAGCCAGACAAAAGATTGTGAGAACGCAACTGCCCCAAACCCTATTAGGTCTATTGAGATAGTAGAAGATCTCGAATTACAAAAGTGGAACTATCCGAAGGGCAACGTGCCGCGGCTCGGTTTTGCATTCTTGTCTTTCATCATTGCCGGCATGAACGACGCTGCAGTTGGGGTACGAGTTTGAGCAATGTCTTCGTTTGTTACACAACGCTAACAGCGACAGGCCTTGGTTCCTTACGTAAGTGACAAAGTGTTTGACTGTGTGCCATTTCATGACCTTTCGCCAAACATGATCTGACGCCGATGTAGCTTGAGAAATACTACGATCTCAACTATACAACAGTGTCGCTTATTTTATTGACGCCATTTGCTGGTTACGCCATTGCCGGCTTTCACCAAGGCACATATTCACTTACGTTGGGGCCAGAGAGGAGTCGCCATTCTGGCGCCTATGTGTCATGTCATTGCGTTCACCATCGTCACAATTCACCCACCGTTTTCTGCTCTGGTTGTGCTCTATGGCTTGAGTGGATTTGGTAACGGACTGGCCGATGCTGCGTATTGTGCCTGGGTTGGAGCTATGGACAAGTCGAATCAGATTCAAGGCTTTATGCATTCTTGTTACTCTCTGGGTGCACTATGCGGGCCTCTCATCTCGACTTCGATGGTCGTTCACTCAGGCTTGCCATGGTACTCGTTTTTCTACGTCATGGTTGGTATATCGGCCGTTGAGTGGGCTGGACTAATGTTAACCTTTTGGCGAAAGACTGGCGCAGTGTACCGAGCGGAGAATTCAGCGGGAGGAGAAGACACGGGTGCAGGTACCAAGGAGGCCTTGAAGTCCAAAGTAACATGACTAGGTGCTCTTTATTTCTTTACCTACATGGGAGTCGAAGGCAAGTCGAGGATTTAacctgaagatgaggaaacCAGACAACTGACTCTTTGAAGTGGGGCTTGGTGGCTGGATTGTCACATTCATGTTACGTACCCGAAAAGCAACAGCATTCTCATCAGGTGTTTCGGGTTCGGGTTTCTGGGCCGGTCAAACTCTGGGGCGGGTAACCCTGGATTTTGTGACGGAGAGATATGGCGAGCGAATTTGCATCACGATCTATCTTGCCTTTGCTGTTGCCATGCAGCTCATCTTTTGGCTTGTGCCTAGCTTCATGGCTTCTGCCATCGCCGTGGTTTTCTTAGGAGTCTTCCTTGGTCCCATGTTCCCGGGTGCCATCACAGTAACTGCTAAGTTACTTCCCAAGCGCATCCATGTAAGTGCGATAGGCTTTGCAATGTCGATGGGAGGCACTGGCGGAACTATTTTCCCTTTTATTATTGGTCCACTTGCGTCCAAGTATGGCGTCTGGGCTATGCAGCCTTTTATTCTTGGACTTCTAATCGTGATAGCGGCTACAAGTTTTTGCTTTCCCCGAGTCTCGAGATAATCTGGTGTATGTTCGATGGTAGAACTCGGATGCATTTTCTATGTAGCTGCTAAAAGCTCTCCGAGTAGGGTCTAATGTCAATCTCTTGAGTGAATGCAGACCTATGTTGTGTGTGCAAATACCAGTACGTTTCGGCGATCTTGGGAACGTGATATCAGCAGTGGCTGTTAGAGCAGAGTGAGGCATAGATTTACACAAGTACCAAGCTCTACTGCTGAAGGCCCGTTGCTGACACAAAGGAGACAGGCTGCTTGTTGAGTAGCAGCAGTAATTGGCCGA from Fusarium oxysporum Fo47 chromosome III, complete sequence harbors:
- a CDS encoding major facilitator superfamily transporter codes for the protein MIPHSEKASRLDVERSYESTADQFHPLDTHAHDKSSQTKDYLELQKWNYPKGNVPRLGFAFLSFIIAGMNDAAVGLEKYYDLNYTTAHIHLRWGQRGVAILAPMCHVIAFTIVTIHPPFSALVVLYGLSGFGNGLADAAYCAWVGAMDKSNQIQGFMHSCYSLGALCGPLISTSMVVHSGLPWYSFFYVMVGISAVEWAGLMLTFWRKTGAVYRAENSAGGEDTGAGALYFFTYMGVEVGLGGWIVTFMLRTRKATAFSSGVSGSGFWAGQTLGRVTLDFVTERYGERICITIYLAFAVAMQLIFWLVPSFMASAIAVVFLGVFLGPMFPGAITVTAKLLPKRIHVSAIGFAMSMGGTGGTIFPFIIGPLASKYGVWAMQPFILGLLIVIAATSFCFPRVSR